The Lacticaseibacillus pabuli region TGCTGGTCACGCGGGCTGTGAGGCTGCACTGGCTGCCGCACGCATGGGGCAGGAGACGTTGCTGCTGACGCTGAACGTCGACATGCTGGCCTTCATGCCTTGCAACCCCAGCGTTGGTGGTCCAGCCAAGGGGATTGTGGTCCGCGAAATTGACGCACTCGGCGGTCAGATGGGGCGCAACATCGATGCGACCTACATCCAGATGCGGATGTTGAACACCGGTAAGGGCCCCGCTGTCCGTGCATTGCGCGCCCAGGCGGATAAGGCCGCTTACCACCGGACGATGAAGAACACCATCGAAAACACGCCGCATTTGACCTTACGTCAAGGCCTCGTGAACCGGGTGTTAGTCGAGGACGGCCAGGCACGTGGGGTGGTCACCGCCACCGGTGCCCGTTACCACGCCCAGTCCGTCGTTCTGACGGCTGGCACCAGCAGTCGCGGTAAGATTATCATCGGCGAGCTCATGTACAGTAGCGGGCCTAACAACTCACTGCCTAGTATCAAACTATCTGAAAACCTGGAGGAACTCGGTTTCAAGCTACGGCGTTTCAAGACCGGGACCCCACCACGTGTGGACGGCAACTCGATTGACTTCAGCAAGACCGAAGAACAGCCGGGCGACAAGACGCCGAATCACTTTAGCTTCACCACGCCTGACTCTGCCTACCTCAAGGACCAACTGTCCTGCTGGATGACTTACACCAATCAGACCACGCACAGTATTATTCGCGAAAACCTCAGTCGGGCGCCAATGTTCTCTGGTGTCATCGAAGGGGTCGGCCCACGTTACTGCCCATCCATCGAGGACAAGGTGGTGCGTTTCGCTGACAAGCCGCGTCATCAGATTTTCCTTGAACCTGAGGGCCGCGATACGGCGGAATACTACGTAGGTGACTTCTCAACATCCATGCCTGAAGAAATCCAGCTCAAGATGTTGCACAGCGTCGCTGGTCTTGAAAAGGCTGCCCTGATGCGTCCGGGTTACGCCATTGAGTATGATGTCATCGAACCATGGCAGCTGCGGCACAGCCTTGAAACTAAGCTGGTCCAAGGATTGTTTACTGCCGGGCAGATGAACGGCACGAGTGGTTACGAAGAGGCTGCTGGTCAAGGACTGATGGCAGGTATCAACGCAGCACGGCGGGTGCAGGGCAAGGATGCTTTCGTGCTCGGTCGTGATGAAGCCTACATCGGTGTCATGATT contains the following coding sequences:
- the mnmG gene encoding tRNA uridine-5-carboxymethylaminomethyl(34) synthesis enzyme MnmG, producing MKEYDAQDYDVIVVGAGHAGCEAALAAARMGQETLLLTLNVDMLAFMPCNPSVGGPAKGIVVREIDALGGQMGRNIDATYIQMRMLNTGKGPAVRALRAQADKAAYHRTMKNTIENTPHLTLRQGLVNRVLVEDGQARGVVTATGARYHAQSVVLTAGTSSRGKIIIGELMYSSGPNNSLPSIKLSENLEELGFKLRRFKTGTPPRVDGNSIDFSKTEEQPGDKTPNHFSFTTPDSAYLKDQLSCWMTYTNQTTHSIIRENLSRAPMFSGVIEGVGPRYCPSIEDKVVRFADKPRHQIFLEPEGRDTAEYYVGDFSTSMPEEIQLKMLHSVAGLEKAALMRPGYAIEYDVIEPWQLRHSLETKLVQGLFTAGQMNGTSGYEEAAGQGLMAGINAARRVQGKDAFVLGRDEAYIGVMIDDLVTKGTNEPYRLLTSRAEYRLLLRHDNADLRLTEKGRALGMIDDDRYAAFCAKRDAIVAEKERLRTLRIKPGQVNDWLEAQGKAPLKDGITAADFLRRPEVDYAALLQFIPDVDLDHRITEQVEIQTKYAGYIAKEQQQVDRMRRQEAKKIPDRIDYDAITGLATEARQKLTKIQPETLAQAGRISGVNPADIAILSVYIEQGKIAKVS